Proteins from a single region of Streptomyces spinoverrucosus:
- a CDS encoding PDR/VanB family oxidoreductase, with product MPRARTVVVVAGAALLARRAMRRRIQASPLWPMPALEEPISGRPRSRALRLRVTARETIAEGVVQLRLEGHDLPRWEPGAHLDLVLPSGLVRQYSLCGDPEDTSSYTVATRLVPDGRGGSREVHEQVREGTEIEVRGPRNRFPLVAADSYVFVAGGIGITPILPMLRALPEGVEWRLLYGGRTRASMPFLEEVGKLGGDRVTVVAEDEAGLPDLDALFTGLRQDTVVYCCGPGGLLTAVEERFPEVRLERFAPRTSVDGNGSFEVELRRSGRSLTVPADSTVLAAVRAELPNTAYSCEQGFCGTCQQRVLEGAVDHRDELLTDGERADSMLICVSRARGERLVLDM from the coding sequence ATGCCGAGGGCGCGCACTGTGGTGGTCGTCGCGGGGGCCGCGCTGCTGGCCCGGCGGGCGATGCGGCGCCGGATCCAGGCCTCGCCCCTGTGGCCGATGCCGGCCCTGGAGGAGCCGATCTCCGGGCGGCCGCGTTCGCGCGCACTCAGGCTCCGGGTCACCGCACGGGAGACGATCGCCGAGGGGGTCGTACAACTCCGCCTCGAAGGCCACGACTTGCCGCGTTGGGAGCCCGGGGCGCATCTCGACCTGGTGCTGCCGTCGGGGCTGGTGCGGCAGTACTCGCTGTGCGGGGACCCGGAGGACACCTCGTCGTACACCGTCGCCACCCGGCTCGTGCCGGACGGGCGCGGTGGCTCGCGGGAGGTGCACGAGCAGGTACGGGAGGGGACGGAGATCGAGGTGCGGGGGCCCCGGAACCGCTTCCCGCTGGTCGCGGCGGACTCGTACGTCTTCGTCGCCGGGGGCATCGGGATCACTCCGATCCTGCCGATGCTGCGGGCGCTGCCGGAGGGGGTGGAGTGGCGGCTGCTCTACGGCGGCCGGACGCGGGCGTCGATGCCGTTTCTGGAGGAGGTCGGGAAGCTCGGCGGCGATCGGGTGACCGTGGTGGCCGAGGACGAGGCCGGACTGCCGGATCTGGACGCGCTGTTCACGGGCCTGCGTCAAGACACCGTCGTGTACTGCTGTGGGCCCGGGGGGTTGCTGACCGCGGTCGAGGAACGGTTTCCGGAGGTCCGCCTGGAGCGGTTCGCGCCCCGGACGTCGGTCGACGGCAACGGTTCCTTCGAGGTGGAACTCCGCCGCAGTGGGCGGTCGTTGACCGTGCCCGCCGACAGCACGGTACTCGCCGCCGTGCGGGCCGAGCTGCCGAACACCGCGTACTCCTGTGAGCAGGGCTTCTGCGGGACCTGCCAACAGCGGGTGCTGGAGGGTGCGGTCGATCACCGGGACGAGTTGCTGACCGACGGGGAGCGGGCCGACTCGATGCTGATCTGCGTGTCGCGGGCGCGAGGTGAACGGCTCGTGCTGGATATGTGA
- a CDS encoding metal-dependent hydrolase, with amino-acid sequence MSNTQARVPRPVESERIPLKARKVSFSWEDTPLHWVPGDPFTTHTINVLHLLLPAGERWFVHVYKQVLPYIRDDRLREDVIGFIGQEAMHSQAHDEVLPHLREQGLDPTPYTAQVDWLFEKLLGDRTLPPGRARRWWLMERVALIAAIEHYTAFLGDWVLNAGELDRRGADPTMLDLLRWHGAEEVEHRSVAFDLFMHVDGGYARRVRTWATAFSALVFLWQRGARFFMANDPTLLGGKATFKDFYVRGRRGVLPTTGDMARSIPRYLSRTYHPSQEGSTEQAVAYLASSPAALAAGVAVDAASDVTSDIAVEKRGA; translated from the coding sequence ATGTCTAATACGCAGGCCCGGGTGCCCCGCCCCGTGGAGTCCGAGCGCATACCGCTCAAGGCGCGGAAGGTGTCCTTCTCCTGGGAGGACACGCCGCTGCACTGGGTGCCCGGGGATCCGTTCACCACGCACACCATCAATGTGCTGCATCTGCTGCTGCCCGCCGGTGAGCGGTGGTTCGTGCATGTGTACAAGCAGGTGCTGCCGTACATACGGGACGACCGGCTGCGCGAGGACGTCATCGGGTTCATCGGGCAGGAGGCGATGCACTCCCAGGCCCACGACGAGGTGCTGCCGCATCTGAGGGAGCAGGGGCTCGACCCGACGCCGTACACCGCCCAGGTCGACTGGCTCTTCGAGAAACTGCTCGGGGACCGGACGCTGCCTCCGGGCCGGGCGCGTCGGTGGTGGCTGATGGAGCGGGTCGCGCTGATCGCGGCGATCGAGCACTACACCGCCTTCCTCGGCGACTGGGTGCTCAACGCCGGGGAACTGGACCGGCGCGGGGCCGATCCGACCATGCTGGACCTGCTGCGCTGGCACGGCGCCGAGGAGGTCGAGCACCGATCGGTCGCCTTCGACCTCTTCATGCACGTCGACGGCGGCTACGCGCGCCGCGTCCGCACCTGGGCGACCGCCTTCTCGGCGCTGGTGTTCCTGTGGCAGCGCGGGGCGCGTTTCTTCATGGCGAACGACCCGACGCTGCTGGGCGGAAAGGCCACGTTCAAGGACTTCTACGTGCGCGGCAGGCGGGGTGTGCTGCCGACGACCGGTGACATGGCGAGGTCGATCCCGCGCTATCTGAGCCGTACGTACCACCCGTCGCAGGAGGGTTCCACCGAGCAGGCGGTCGCCTATCTCGCCTCGTCGCCCGCGGCTCTCGCCGCCGGTGTCGCCGTCGATGCCGCCTCCGATGTCACCTCCGATATCGCCGTCGAGAAGAGGGGCGCGTGA
- a CDS encoding DUF1996 domain-containing protein has protein sequence MGRNTRKRRSSLATKAIAASAALALGGGGLVWANFYASAHEENRWSNNTRSAGAQIATISCPDVGLKLRKVPKQARYGVARELANLDKQITDAYTRLASTRQAQAGDPAYVDNAILGPLKSKRVAAIDRIGINIKRVGGTAPRGLSKFAQCKGVPAEQPQPNDGNGDQNNDGQDNGQGQDNGQGQDNGQGNGNGQDNGQGQVGDNGNGAAGPVADDFVDITTVQPNTPPANGNGLKANGDSGSQGSFTTVCGVNENNNFNTDNLIVAPGVDNGARHTHDYVGNQGNNAFASDQDLDNAETSCQNQDDKSTYYWPVLRLQDGTQEFDQNELGGGAEGNLGRILKAETAEIKFVGNKQGDVVAMPKFLRIITGAANAFTGGDANANASWSCTGFEDRQLTDKYPICPEGSKVVRTANFQSCWDGQNIDSANHRAHVDFVEADGSCSNGFQAIPQLQIRLVYDVPAPVIENGQLQTPFAVDGFPEELHKPITDHNDFINVMDDDLMNQVVECINSGQDCQ, from the coding sequence ATGGGACGCAATACACGAAAACGCCGTTCGTCGCTGGCCACCAAGGCCATTGCCGCATCGGCGGCCCTAGCGCTCGGTGGGGGCGGGCTGGTCTGGGCGAACTTCTATGCCTCGGCACACGAGGAGAACCGCTGGTCGAACAACACGAGGTCAGCAGGGGCCCAGATCGCCACGATCTCCTGCCCTGACGTCGGTCTGAAGCTCAGGAAGGTGCCGAAGCAGGCGCGCTACGGCGTCGCCAGGGAGCTCGCCAACCTGGACAAGCAGATCACCGACGCGTACACCCGCCTCGCCTCCACGCGGCAGGCCCAGGCGGGCGACCCGGCCTACGTCGACAACGCGATCCTCGGACCGCTGAAGTCCAAGCGCGTCGCGGCGATCGACCGCATCGGTATCAACATCAAGCGTGTGGGCGGCACCGCTCCGCGGGGACTGTCGAAGTTCGCACAGTGCAAGGGCGTGCCGGCCGAGCAGCCGCAGCCCAACGACGGCAACGGCGACCAGAACAACGACGGCCAGGACAACGGCCAGGGCCAGGACAATGGTCAGGGCCAGGACAACGGCCAGGGCAACGGCAACGGCCAGGACAACGGTCAGGGCCAGGTCGGGGACAACGGCAACGGCGCCGCCGGGCCGGTGGCCGACGACTTCGTCGACATCACCACCGTCCAGCCGAACACGCCCCCGGCCAACGGGAACGGGCTGAAGGCGAACGGCGACAGCGGTTCGCAGGGCAGCTTCACCACGGTCTGCGGTGTCAACGAGAACAACAACTTCAACACCGACAACCTGATCGTCGCCCCCGGTGTCGACAACGGCGCGCGGCACACGCACGACTACGTCGGCAACCAGGGCAACAACGCCTTCGCCAGCGACCAGGATCTCGACAACGCCGAGACCAGCTGCCAGAACCAGGACGACAAGTCCACGTACTACTGGCCGGTGCTCCGGCTCCAGGACGGCACCCAGGAGTTCGACCAGAACGAGCTGGGCGGTGGCGCCGAGGGCAACCTCGGCCGGATCCTGAAGGCCGAGACGGCGGAGATCAAGTTCGTCGGCAACAAGCAGGGCGACGTCGTCGCGATGCCGAAGTTCCTGCGCATCATCACCGGCGCCGCCAACGCCTTCACCGGCGGCGACGCCAACGCCAACGCCTCCTGGAGCTGCACCGGCTTCGAGGACAGGCAGCTGACGGACAAGTACCCGATCTGCCCCGAAGGCAGCAAGGTGGTCCGCACGGCCAACTTCCAGAGCTGCTGGGACGGCCAGAACATCGACAGCGCCAACCACCGCGCCCACGTCGACTTCGTCGAGGCGGACGGCAGCTGCTCGAACGGCTTCCAGGCCATCCCCCAGCTGCAGATCCGGCTGGTGTACGACGTGCCGGCCCCGGTCATCGAGAACGGACAGCTGCAAACCCCGTTCGCGGTGGACGGCTTCCCGGAGGAGCTGCACAAGCCGATCACCGACCACAACGACTTCATCAACGTCATGGACGATGACCTGATGAACCAGGTGGTCGAATGCATCAACAGCGGTCAGGACTGCCAGTGA
- a CDS encoding SDR family oxidoreductase, with the protein MRLLMLGGTEFAGRAVVEAALGRGWDVTVFHRGTHAAPPGVREVLGDRTAPDGLGGLESGDWDVVVDTWSAAPRAVRDAARLLRGRAGRYVYVSSCSVYAWAPPAGYTEEAPLAEGAEAGADHTDYVRDKRGGELAAVEAFGAANSLLVRAGLILGPYENVGRLPWWLTRIARGGPVLAPGPRDLPLQYVDVRDLAEWILGAVERESSGPFNLMSPQGHATMGELLEACVRVTGAAAELRWTEPQVILDAGIEPWTQLPVWVPPGTDMHDALHSADVSRAVATGLRCRPVEETVADTWKWLQDIGGTAPQRPDRTVKGLDPQVEAKVLGDSGGVPDNTP; encoded by the coding sequence ATGAGACTGCTGATGCTGGGTGGTACGGAGTTCGCGGGCCGGGCCGTCGTCGAGGCCGCTCTCGGGCGGGGCTGGGACGTCACCGTCTTTCACCGGGGGACGCACGCGGCGCCGCCCGGGGTGCGGGAGGTGCTGGGCGACCGCACCGCACCCGACGGGCTCGGCGGACTGGAGTCGGGCGACTGGGACGTGGTCGTCGACACCTGGTCGGCGGCGCCCCGGGCGGTGCGGGACGCGGCGCGGCTGCTGCGGGGCCGCGCCGGGCGGTACGTGTACGTGTCGAGCTGCTCGGTGTACGCCTGGGCCCCGCCCGCCGGGTACACCGAGGAGGCGCCCCTGGCCGAGGGCGCGGAGGCCGGCGCGGACCACACCGACTACGTCCGCGACAAGCGGGGCGGTGAGCTGGCCGCCGTCGAGGCCTTCGGCGCGGCGAACTCCCTTCTCGTACGGGCCGGGCTGATCCTCGGCCCGTACGAGAACGTCGGCCGGCTGCCCTGGTGGCTGACCCGGATCGCCCGCGGCGGTCCGGTGCTGGCGCCGGGTCCGCGTGATCTGCCCCTGCAGTACGTCGACGTACGCGATCTCGCCGAGTGGATCCTCGGGGCCGTGGAGCGGGAGTCGAGCGGCCCGTTCAATCTGATGAGCCCGCAGGGACACGCGACCATGGGTGAGTTGCTGGAGGCGTGTGTGCGGGTCACCGGTGCGGCGGCCGAGCTGCGCTGGACCGAGCCGCAGGTGATTCTCGACGCGGGCATCGAGCCGTGGACGCAGCTGCCCGTATGGGTGCCGCCGGGCACCGACATGCACGACGCCCTGCACTCCGCCGACGTCTCGCGGGCGGTGGCGACCGGGCTGCGCTGCCGGCCCGTCGAGGAGACCGTCGCCGACACCTGGAAGTGGCTCCAGGACATCGGCGGCACCGCGCCCCAGCGCCCCGACCGGACCGTCAAGGGCCTGGATCCGCAGGTGGAGGCGAAGGTACTCGGGGACAGCGGGGGTGTACCTGACAACACCCCCTGA
- a CDS encoding winged helix-turn-helix domain-containing protein codes for MATTRSLSPATLTSPSTNGSRHHLRAVDRDEVIDVADLLPPGATWLPAPQHSLPTLPGQPPMIGYLVLVPADQQPPLRQPATDPDALIRIDTVRRTAAVDGRELDLTYLEFELLAHLVAHPHRVHTRDQLVTTVWGYGHVGDGRTVDVHIARLRRKLGAEHRQAILTVRRVGYKYAPPKSAPPKSAPPTGH; via the coding sequence ATGGCGACCACTCGTTCTCTGTCCCCCGCCACGCTCACCTCCCCTTCCACCAACGGTTCACGGCATCATCTGCGGGCCGTGGACCGGGACGAGGTGATCGACGTCGCGGACCTGCTGCCGCCGGGTGCCACCTGGCTGCCCGCCCCGCAGCACTCCCTGCCCACGCTGCCGGGGCAGCCACCGATGATCGGCTATCTGGTGCTCGTTCCGGCCGACCAGCAGCCGCCGTTGCGGCAGCCCGCCACCGACCCCGACGCCCTCATCCGCATCGACACCGTCCGCCGCACGGCCGCCGTGGACGGCCGGGAACTCGACCTCACCTACCTGGAGTTCGAGCTGCTCGCCCACCTGGTCGCGCACCCGCACCGGGTGCACACCCGCGACCAGCTGGTCACCACGGTGTGGGGCTACGGGCACGTGGGCGACGGCCGTACGGTCGACGTCCACATCGCCCGCCTCCGCCGCAAGCTGGGCGCCGAACACCGGCAGGCGATCCTCACGGTGCGCCGGGTGGGTTACAAGTACGCCCCGCCGAAGTCCGCCCCGCCGAAGTCCGCCCCGCCAACCGGGCACTGA
- the glnII gene encoding glutamine synthetase: protein MTFKAEYIWIDGTQPTAKLRSKTKILADDAKGAELPIWGFDGSSTNQAEGHASDCVLKPVFSCPDPIRGGDDILVLCEVLNTDMTPHASNTRAALVEVAEKFAAQEPIFGIEQEYTFFDGARPLGFPEGGFPAPQGGYYCGVGADEIFGRDIVEAHLENCLKAGLGLSGINAEVMPGQWEFQVGPLSPLEVSDQLWVARWLLYRTAEDFGVSATLDPKPVKGDWNGAGAHTNFSTKAMREGYDAIITACESLGEGSKPLDHVKNYGAGIDDRLTGLHETAPWNEYSYGVSNRGASVRIPWQVEKDGKGYIEDRRPNANVDPYVVTRLLVDTCCSALEKAGQV, encoded by the coding sequence GTGACCTTCAAGGCTGAGTACATCTGGATCGACGGCACCCAGCCGACGGCCAAGCTTCGTTCCAAGACGAAGATCCTGGCCGACGACGCCAAGGGCGCCGAGCTTCCGATCTGGGGCTTCGACGGGTCCTCCACGAACCAGGCCGAGGGCCACGCCTCGGACTGTGTGCTGAAGCCGGTCTTCTCCTGCCCGGACCCGATCCGCGGCGGCGACGACATCCTGGTGCTGTGCGAGGTCCTCAACACGGACATGACCCCGCACGCCTCCAACACCCGTGCCGCGCTGGTCGAGGTCGCCGAGAAGTTCGCGGCGCAGGAACCGATCTTCGGCATCGAGCAGGAGTACACCTTCTTCGACGGCGCCCGCCCGCTCGGCTTCCCCGAGGGCGGCTTCCCGGCCCCGCAGGGCGGCTACTACTGCGGTGTCGGCGCCGACGAGATCTTCGGCCGTGACATCGTCGAGGCCCACCTGGAGAACTGCCTGAAGGCGGGCCTGGGCCTGTCCGGCATCAACGCCGAGGTCATGCCCGGCCAGTGGGAGTTCCAGGTCGGCCCGCTGTCCCCGCTGGAGGTCTCCGACCAGCTGTGGGTGGCCCGCTGGCTGCTCTACCGCACCGCCGAGGACTTCGGCGTCTCCGCCACCCTCGACCCCAAGCCGGTCAAGGGAGACTGGAACGGCGCCGGTGCGCACACCAACTTCTCGACGAAGGCGATGCGCGAGGGCTACGACGCGATCATCACCGCGTGCGAGTCGCTCGGCGAGGGCTCCAAGCCGCTCGACCACGTCAAGAACTACGGCGCCGGCATCGACGACCGCCTGACCGGCCTGCACGAGACCGCCCCGTGGAACGAGTACTCCTACGGCGTCTCCAACCGCGGTGCCTCGGTCCGTATCCCGTGGCAGGTCGAGAAGGACGGCAAGGGCTACATCGAGGACCGCCGCCCGAACGCCAACGTCGACCCGTACGTGGTGACGCGCCTGCTCGTCGACACCTGCTGCTCCGCGCTGGAGAAGGCCGGCCAGGTCTGA
- a CDS encoding MarR family transcriptional regulator, with amino-acid sequence MEIVHLLRATTVELGLHSTRFANRNGMHPTDVRALIALMDAGRAGEEMTAGRLGAALGLNSAGTTALVDRLERAGHVRRVRGRRDRRQVVVEVDARAVDLGWASFGPLIERAVQLLRGYDERELAAIRGFLEGVREAAAGTE; translated from the coding sequence ATGGAGATCGTCCATCTGCTGCGCGCGACGACGGTCGAACTCGGGCTGCACAGCACGCGGTTCGCGAACCGCAACGGAATGCACCCGACGGACGTACGCGCCCTGATCGCCCTCATGGACGCCGGGCGAGCAGGCGAGGAGATGACCGCCGGGAGGCTCGGGGCCGCGCTCGGGCTGAACTCGGCGGGTACGACGGCGCTGGTGGACCGCCTGGAGCGGGCCGGGCACGTCAGGCGCGTGCGCGGCAGGCGGGACCGGCGGCAGGTCGTGGTGGAGGTGGACGCGCGGGCGGTCGACCTCGGCTGGGCCTCCTTCGGGCCGCTGATCGAACGAGCCGTGCAGTTGCTGCGGGGGTACGACGAGCGGGAGCTGGCGGCGATCCGGGGCTTCCTGGAGGGCGTACGGGAGGCGGCGGCCGGGACGGAATGA
- a CDS encoding alpha/beta fold hydrolase — MSSRGGAYDSNAYDIDGFRAAYDKVMAKWPHDREALEIRTPFGGTHVNACGPRDAPPLILLPGGGGATSASWFAQAADLARTRRLYAVDLIGRPGRSNPAGGRPLRTVADLTAWLDALLDGLGVETADLGGHSYGAWIAVHHAVHAPDRVRSLFLLDPTQCFAGFRAAYLLRALPMLLRPSARRVRAFLEWETGGAALDPDWLRLQEAAAGFPAARPVTGPRPAPEALRGLNVPVLLLVAASSRTHDTYEVASRAGALLPRVETAVLPEVSHHALPHAAPPELGRRLSGFLGC; from the coding sequence ATGAGCAGCCGCGGCGGCGCGTACGACAGCAACGCGTACGACATCGACGGGTTCCGGGCGGCGTACGACAAGGTCATGGCCAAGTGGCCGCACGACCGGGAGGCGCTGGAGATTCGCACGCCCTTCGGCGGCACGCACGTCAACGCCTGTGGACCACGTGACGCACCCCCGCTGATCCTGCTGCCCGGCGGTGGGGGAGCGACCTCGGCATCCTGGTTCGCGCAGGCCGCCGACCTCGCCCGGACCCGCCGCCTCTACGCCGTCGACCTGATCGGCCGGCCGGGCCGCAGCAACCCGGCCGGTGGCCGTCCCCTGCGTACCGTCGCCGATCTCACGGCCTGGCTCGACGCGCTCCTCGACGGGCTGGGGGTAGAGACGGCCGACCTCGGCGGGCACTCGTACGGTGCCTGGATCGCCGTCCACCACGCTGTGCACGCGCCCGACCGGGTGCGGAGCCTGTTCCTGCTCGACCCCACCCAGTGCTTCGCCGGGTTCCGGGCGGCGTATCTGCTGCGTGCCCTGCCGATGCTGCTGCGGCCCTCGGCCCGCCGGGTCCGCGCCTTCCTGGAGTGGGAGACCGGGGGTGCCGCGCTCGACCCCGACTGGCTCCGCCTTCAGGAGGCGGCCGCCGGCTTCCCCGCCGCGCGGCCGGTGACCGGCCCGCGTCCGGCGCCGGAGGCACTGCGCGGACTGAACGTGCCGGTCCTGCTGCTCGTGGCCGCGAGCAGCAGGACCCATGACACATACGAGGTGGCGTCCAGGGCCGGTGCGCTGCTGCCGCGTGTCGAGACCGCCGTACTGCCGGAGGTCTCACATCACGCCCTGCCGCATGCCGCACCGCCCGAACTGGGCCGCCGCCTCAGCGGTTTCCTCGGCTGCTGA
- a CDS encoding arsenate reductase family protein gives MEIWINPACSKCRSAVQLLDAEGADYTVRRYLEDVPTEDEIRDVLDRLGLEPWDITRTQEAAAKELGLKEWPRDAAARDRWVTALAEHPKLIQRPIITADDGTAVVARTDEAVRDALSR, from the coding sequence ATGGAAATCTGGATCAACCCCGCCTGCTCCAAGTGCCGCAGCGCAGTGCAGCTGCTCGACGCCGAGGGCGCCGACTACACCGTCCGCCGCTATCTGGAGGACGTACCGACCGAGGACGAGATCCGCGACGTACTCGACCGTCTGGGCCTGGAGCCCTGGGACATCACGCGAACCCAGGAGGCCGCGGCCAAGGAGCTCGGCCTGAAGGAGTGGCCGCGCGACGCCGCCGCGCGCGACCGCTGGGTGACCGCCCTCGCCGAGCACCCCAAGCTCATCCAGCGGCCCATCATCACCGCGGACGACGGCACGGCGGTCGTCGCCCGCACCGACGAGGCCGTCCGTGACGCGCTGTCCCGCTAG
- a CDS encoding winged helix DNA-binding domain-containing protein, producing MGAAGLPYVGVAERRARVAVRHRLAAGARAGRPEEAADALVALHGTDPATVYLAVGARLAEAAGTVAETERALYGERTLVRMHGMRHTVFVFPTELTAVVHASTGLAVAARERASLVKDMAKVGAPDAAWLKEVEESTLAVLGLRGEATAAELAGDEPRLREQFAYAVGKSYEGVHTVSTRLLRVLGVEGKVVRGRPLGSWTSSQFRWALAPEHPELDVAEAQAALLRRWLTACGPATEADLKWWTGWRVTDVRRALTAIGAQEVRLDEGTGYVVEGDVEPVGPGPVEPWAALLPALDPTAMGWQHRDWFLSPELRPALFDRSGNVGPTVWWDGRVVGGWAQRADGEIVWRALEDRAVGREAVTAIEREAERLRRWVGPTRITPRFRTPLERELAAG from the coding sequence ATGGGTGCTGCGGGGTTGCCGTACGTGGGGGTGGCGGAGCGGCGGGCTCGGGTGGCGGTGCGGCATCGGTTGGCGGCGGGTGCGCGGGCCGGGCGGCCGGAGGAGGCCGCTGACGCCCTGGTCGCGTTGCACGGTACGGATCCGGCGACCGTCTATCTGGCGGTGGGGGCGCGGCTCGCGGAGGCCGCGGGGACCGTGGCGGAGACCGAGCGGGCGTTGTACGGGGAGCGGACGCTGGTGCGGATGCACGGCATGCGGCACACGGTGTTCGTGTTCCCGACGGAGCTGACCGCCGTGGTGCACGCCTCGACGGGGCTCGCGGTGGCCGCGCGGGAGCGGGCCTCGCTGGTCAAGGACATGGCGAAGGTGGGGGCGCCGGACGCGGCCTGGCTGAAGGAGGTCGAGGAGTCGACGCTGGCCGTGCTGGGGCTGCGCGGGGAGGCCACGGCGGCCGAACTGGCGGGGGACGAGCCGCGGTTGCGGGAGCAGTTCGCGTATGCCGTCGGGAAGAGTTACGAGGGCGTCCACACGGTGTCGACCCGGCTGCTGCGGGTGCTGGGCGTGGAGGGGAAGGTCGTGCGGGGGCGGCCGCTCGGTTCCTGGACGTCGAGTCAGTTCCGCTGGGCCCTGGCGCCCGAGCATCCCGAGCTGGACGTCGCCGAGGCGCAGGCCGCGCTGCTGCGCCGCTGGCTCACGGCGTGCGGGCCGGCGACCGAGGCGGACCTCAAGTGGTGGACGGGGTGGCGGGTGACCGACGTCCGCAGAGCCCTGACCGCGATCGGGGCACAGGAGGTGCGGCTGGACGAGGGCACGGGGTACGTCGTCGAGGGCGACGTCGAGCCGGTGGGTCCGGGGCCTGTCGAACCGTGGGCCGCGCTGCTGCCCGCCCTCGACCCCACGGCGATGGGCTGGCAGCACCGCGACTGGTTCCTCTCCCCCGAGCTGCGGCCCGCCCTGTTCGACCGCAGCGGCAACGTCGGGCCGACGGTGTGGTGGGACGGTCGGGTCGTGGGCGGTTGGGCCCAGCGGGCCGACGGGGAGATCGTCTGGCGGGCGCTGGAGGACAGGGCCGTGGGCCGGGAGGCGGTCACGGCGATCGAGCGGGAGGCGGAGCGACTTCGCCGGTGGGTGGGGCCGACGCGCATCACACCACGCTTCCGGACACCACTGGAGCGGGAGTTGGCGGCGGGGTGA
- a CDS encoding alpha/beta hydrolase: protein MTDLSPFAGFTYDHDGERLSGVHGGAPQAPATAVVLHGAGNGDKERLLPLLGEFVARGCRGLAFDFSGHGESTGELRELSLRRRFEQAVAVIDGRVAAGGALILVGFSMSGQTVADLAAHYGDRVTALGLCAPAVYAAEAWDVPFGTGDGRFSTLIRRPDSWRESPALDALRAYEGRAVLAVPGTDAVIPSAVTDAVQDALATRARYTRFELPDADHSVGLWFREHGDDRRAFVTQVLNGRVAERGGVFAGGGPLSVVVGRMGGRTSS from the coding sequence ATGACGGACCTCTCCCCCTTCGCGGGCTTCACCTACGACCATGACGGCGAACGGCTCAGCGGTGTGCACGGCGGTGCTCCTCAGGCCCCGGCCACCGCCGTCGTCCTGCACGGCGCGGGCAACGGCGACAAGGAGCGCCTGCTGCCGCTGCTGGGCGAGTTCGTGGCGCGGGGCTGCCGGGGTCTCGCGTTCGACTTCTCCGGGCACGGTGAAAGCACCGGCGAGCTGCGGGAGTTGAGTCTGCGACGCCGGTTCGAACAGGCCGTGGCGGTGATCGACGGGCGGGTCGCGGCGGGCGGGGCGCTGATCCTGGTCGGCTTCAGCATGAGCGGACAGACGGTGGCGGATCTCGCGGCGCATTACGGCGACCGGGTGACGGCACTGGGCTTGTGCGCGCCCGCTGTCTACGCGGCGGAGGCATGGGACGTGCCCTTCGGGACGGGCGACGGCCGCTTCAGCACCCTCATCCGGCGGCCGGACAGCTGGCGTGAGTCGCCCGCGCTGGACGCGCTGCGGGCGTACGAGGGGCGTGCGGTGCTCGCCGTACCGGGCACGGACGCGGTGATCCCGTCGGCGGTGACGGACGCGGTCCAGGACGCGTTGGCGACCCGCGCCCGGTACACCCGCTTCGAGCTGCCGGACGCGGACCATTCAGTGGGGCTGTGGTTCCGGGAGCACGGGGACGACCGGCGGGCGTTCGTGACGCAGGTGCTGAACGGGCGGGTGGCCGAGCGGGGCGGGGTTTTTGCAGGTGGGGGGCCATTGTCAGTGGTGGTCGGCAGGATGGGTGGCAGGACGTCGTCGTGA
- the pspAB gene encoding PspA-associated protein PspAB produces the protein MGLLDILLGRTKPVAPDLDQLFALPSAAVTLEAAASFTPTGHGAVCFATVEGAAFDQTHREVRALLDADTDRTGPPVELERDAYGYSWLVSRRAPDELSLLVNDLHAVNSSMEINGFGPQLLCSLAGFRDDSGRSLALVYLYKRGTFYPFAPLPGAGQRRDNALELQVKAALAGDLRIEQDLGRWFPVWGAPGL, from the coding sequence ATGGGATTGCTGGACATCCTGCTCGGTCGTACGAAGCCGGTCGCGCCCGATCTCGACCAGCTGTTCGCGCTGCCCTCGGCGGCGGTGACGCTGGAGGCGGCGGCGTCCTTCACCCCGACCGGGCACGGCGCGGTGTGCTTCGCGACGGTCGAGGGCGCCGCGTTCGACCAGACGCACCGGGAGGTGCGGGCGCTGCTGGACGCGGACACCGATCGGACCGGGCCGCCGGTGGAGCTGGAGCGGGACGCGTACGGGTACTCGTGGCTGGTGTCCCGCCGCGCCCCCGACGAGCTGTCGCTGCTCGTCAACGATCTGCACGCGGTGAACAGCTCCATGGAGATCAACGGATTCGGGCCGCAGCTGCTGTGCTCGCTGGCCGGTTTCCGGGACGATTCGGGACGATCACTCGCGCTGGTCTATCTCTACAAGCGCGGCACCTTCTACCCGTTCGCGCCGCTGCCCGGTGCGGGGCAGCGGCGCGACAACGCGCTGGAACTCCAGGTGAAGGCCGCGCTGGCCGGTGATCTGCGGATCGAACAGGATCTGGGGCGCTGGTTCCCGGTGTGGGGCGCCCCGGGGCTGTGA